One window from the genome of Salvia miltiorrhiza cultivar Shanhuang (shh) chromosome 7, IMPLAD_Smil_shh, whole genome shotgun sequence encodes:
- the LOC130993552 gene encoding 65-kDa microtubule-associated protein 3-like isoform X2 translates to MQSIKTEICSSDGFSSNEPATNGADLSTKKLEELRRDLQALRKEKSKRLKMTLDRLNSLHSLCVVLGLDFKEVVNKIHPSLAEAESSKNISNRTIEQLGDAIKQLRELKLQRMQQLQDLTTSLLELWDLMDTPIEEQQIFQKVTCKLAASEDEITEPDMLSIDYINYVEAEVSRLEELKASKMKELVLKKKAELEAICRKTHLTPEGDSAMGIANHTTESGFGDAACVLDEIELKIARAKEEALCRKEILEKVEKWMAACEEESWLEKYNRDDNRYNAGRGAHLTLKRAEKARALVNKLPAMMDALASKIISWENERGTEFIYDGVRLFTMLDGYKVLRKEKELQRKRQRDQKKHQGQLLTEQEVVYGSKPSPIKNSNVKKAPRLSYGGASDRKVSLCEPMLQTRLTPAAKATPNIRTTKKNEYINQNSCKDDRPAASSSVQRKGLNRAGITTKHHSSNLANAREAERRLMRKPFSPLFSATPSKSTAANVMEDLNRKHDELCRKLLTINRTPPSITSRAGQENITPQKTPSTVSIPMQTAITPASIKTAAIARVEEELEYSFEERRARFVLPRAPLMNVARV, encoded by the exons ATGCAGAGTATTAAGACAGAAATCTGTAGCTCAGATGGCTTTTCTTCAAACGAACCAGCAACCAATGGAGCTGATCTTTCTACAAAGAAGCTTGAGGAATTGCGCAGAGACTTGCAGGCACTTAGAAAGGAAAAG AGTAAGCGTCTGAAGATGACACTGGACCGCCTGAACTCTTTGCACTCTCTGTGCGTGGTGCTCGGTTTGGATTTCAAAGAAGTTGTCAATAAAATCCATCCGAGTTTAGCAGAAGCTGAAAGCTCAAAAAATATTAGTAACCGTACTATAGAGCAACTGGGAGATGCTATAAAACAACTAAGAGAGCTTAAATTACAGCGAATGCAGCAG TTACAAGACCTCACGACTTCATTGTTGGAGCTCTGGGACTTAATGGACACACCAATTGAAGAGCAACAGATATTTCAGAAAGTTACTTGTAAGCTAGCTGCTTCAGAAGACGAGATAACAGAGCCTGACATGCTTTCTATTGACTATATTAATTAT GTCGAGGCAGAAGTTTCTCGATTGGAAGAGTTGAAAGCAAGCAAGATGAAGGAACTTGTTCTCAAAAAGAAGGCAGAGTTGGAGGCTATTTGTAGGAAGACTCATCTTACTCCAGAAGGAGATAGTGCAATGGGAATAGCAAATCACACTACTGAATCTG GATTTGGTGATGCTGCTTGCGTGCTTGATGAAATTGAGCTTAAAATAGCTAGAGCTAAAGAGGAGGCACTTTGCAGGAAAGAAATTCTCGAAAAGGTTGAGAAGTGGATGGCTGCATGTGAAGAGGAAAGCTGGCTCGAGAAATATAATAGG GATGATAATAGGTATAATGCTGGGAGAGGTGCTCATCTTACACTAAAACGTGCTGAAAAGGCTCGTGCTTTGGTCAACAAGCTTCCAG CAATGATGGATGCATTGGCTTCAAAAATCATATCTTGGGAAAATGAGAGAGGAACTGAATTCATTTATGATGGC GTTCGTCTGTTTACTATGCTTGATGGTTATAAAGTTctaaggaaagagaaagaaCTACAGCGGAAAAGGCAGAGG GACCAGAAGAAACATCAGGGACAGTTACTAACAGAGCAGGAAGTTGTTTATGGTTCAAAGCCTAGTCCCATAAAGAACTCCAATGTGAAGAAAGCGCCGAGATTATCATATGGCGGGGCAAGTGATAGAAAAGTCTCTCTTTGTGAACCTATGCTGCAGACTCGTTTGACGCCTGCAGCGAAAGCTACCCCTAATATTCGGACCACCAAGAAAAATGAGTATATAAATCAGAACAGTTGTAAGGATGATAGACCTGCAGCTTCCTCATCGG TTCAGAGGAAAGGTCTGAATCGGGCTGGCATTACTACGAAACATCATTCTTCCAACTTAGCAAATGCTCGTGAAGCAGAGCGGCGATTGATGCGAAAGCctttctctcctcttttttcTGCAACTCCATCAAAATCAACTGCAGCAAATGTCATGGAAGACCTGAACAGAAAACACGATGAGTTGTGTCGGAAGCTGCTTACAATCAATAGGACCCCTCCCAGTATTACCTCAAGAGCAGGGCAAGAGAACATAACACCTCAGAAGACACCCTCAACGGTATCCATTCCAATGCAGACAGCCATAACACCGGCTTCTATCAAGACGGCAGCCATTGCTCGAGTTGAAGAGGAGCTCGAGTACTCGTTCGAGGAGAGGAGAGCTCGGTTTGTGCTGCCTAGAGCACCTCTGATGAATGTGGCACGAGTTTAG
- the LOC130993553 gene encoding AT-hook motif nuclear-localized protein 1-like — translation MEEKEGLNGVGVTVKGDEAPESYRVESRIESSNPAGGSTAPPTAAEGKKKRGRPRKYAGDGSISALSPMPISASIPFTGDYSAWKSSSERPLNSSKKKHKLEFSSPGGETAYSVGGSFTPHVITVNAGEDINMKIISFSQQGSRAICILAANGAISNVTLRQSNSSGGTLTYEGRFEILSLTGSFIASDNGLTKSRSGGMSVSLVGPDGRIFGGGLAGMLVAAGPVQVVIGSFVPGNQVEQKPKKPKYEHTISFGAIPANPISEERYEAGYSRARPNLTSSASFHGDNLPSVNSEHNADDSRVQSHEIAC, via the exons ATGGAGGAAAAAGAAGGGTTGAATGGTGTTGGTGTCACTGTGAAAGGTGATGAAGCTCCCGAGAGCTACAGGGTGGAGTCGAGAATCGAAAGCTCGAACCCAGCTGGCGGATCAACCGCCCCTCCCACGGCGGCGGAAGGGAAGAAGAAGAGGGGAAGGCCAAGAAAGTATGCAGGGGATGGCTCGATCTCGGCATTGTCTCCTATGCCGATATCGGCCTCCATTCCGTTTACCGGTGACTATTCCGCTTGGAAGAGTAGTTCCGAACGACCTCTCAACTCTTcaaagaaaaaacataaattggaATTTTCGAGTCCAG GGGGCGAGACAGCATACTCAGTAGGGGGAAGTTTTACACCTCATGTGATTACTGTTAATGCTGGCGAG GATATTAATATGAAGATCATATCTTTTTCCCAACAAGGATCTAGAGCAATTTGCATTCTGGCTGCAAATGGTGCCATCTCAAATGTTACATTGCGTCAATCTAATTCTTCGGGTGGTACTTTAACATACGAG GGGCGTTTTGAGATACTTTCTCTGACAGGATCTTTCATTGCAAGCGATAACGGATTGACAAAAAGCAGATCGGGAGGGATGAGCGTTTCTCTAGTGGGCCCCGATGGTCGTATATTTGGAGGAGGACTGGCTGGGATGCTTGTAGCAGCTGGCCCTGTTCAG GTTGTTATCGGCAGCTTTGTTCCTGGAAATCAGGTGGAGCAAAAGCCTAAGAAGCCAAAATATGAGCACACAATTTCCTTTGGCGCCATCCCTGCTAACCCAATTTCTGAAGAAAGATATGAAGCAGGCTACAGCAGAGCAAGACCAAACCTCACCTCCTCGGCTTCATTTCATGGCGACAACTTGCCCTCGGTAAACTCTGAACATAATGCTGACGATTCTAGAGTGCAAAGCCATGAAATAGCCTGCTGA
- the LOC130993552 gene encoding 65-kDa microtubule-associated protein 3-like isoform X1 has product MSDCQSNVLLRMQSAFGSLLYELQMIWEELGESDDERYRTLLELEQESLEVFRRKVDQANMCRAQLRLAIADAEAELAAICSEIGEQPVHIRQSDRNPESLKAELRLILPKIEELRKRKNARKNQVSEVLTEMQSIKTEICSSDGFSSNEPATNGADLSTKKLEELRRDLQALRKEKSKRLKMTLDRLNSLHSLCVVLGLDFKEVVNKIHPSLAEAESSKNISNRTIEQLGDAIKQLRELKLQRMQQLQDLTTSLLELWDLMDTPIEEQQIFQKVTCKLAASEDEITEPDMLSIDYINYVEAEVSRLEELKASKMKELVLKKKAELEAICRKTHLTPEGDSAMGIANHTTESGFGDAACVLDEIELKIARAKEEALCRKEILEKVEKWMAACEEESWLEKYNRDDNRYNAGRGAHLTLKRAEKARALVNKLPAMMDALASKIISWENERGTEFIYDGVRLFTMLDGYKVLRKEKELQRKRQRDQKKHQGQLLTEQEVVYGSKPSPIKNSNVKKAPRLSYGGASDRKVSLCEPMLQTRLTPAAKATPNIRTTKKNEYINQNSCKDDRPAASSSVQRKGLNRAGITTKHHSSNLANAREAERRLMRKPFSPLFSATPSKSTAANVMEDLNRKHDELCRKLLTINRTPPSITSRAGQENITPQKTPSTVSIPMQTAITPASIKTAAIARVEEELEYSFEERRARFVLPRAPLMNVARV; this is encoded by the exons ATGTCAGACTGTCAAAGCAATGTGCTTTTGCGCATGCAATCAGCATTTGGATCTCTTCTATATGAATTGCAG ATGATATGGGAGGAGCTTGGGGAATCTGATGATGAAAGGTATAGGACGTTACTTGAACTTGAACAAGAATCTTTAGAAGTGTTCAGAAGAAAAGTAGATCAGGCAAACATGTGTAGAGCTCAGTTGAGGCTGGCAATCGCTGATGCTGAAGCAGAACTTGCTGCTATCTGCTCTGAAATAGGAGAGCAACCAGTGCATATCAGGCAG TCTGATCGTAATCCTGAAAGCTTGAAGGCTGAACTCAGATTGATCCTTCCAAAGATAGAGGAGttgagaaagagaaaaaatgcGAGGAAAAATCAAGTGTCTGAGGTCCTAACTGAGATGCAGAGTATTAAGACAGAAATCTGTAGCTCAGATGGCTTTTCTTCAAACGAACCAGCAACCAATGGAGCTGATCTTTCTACAAAGAAGCTTGAGGAATTGCGCAGAGACTTGCAGGCACTTAGAAAGGAAAAG AGTAAGCGTCTGAAGATGACACTGGACCGCCTGAACTCTTTGCACTCTCTGTGCGTGGTGCTCGGTTTGGATTTCAAAGAAGTTGTCAATAAAATCCATCCGAGTTTAGCAGAAGCTGAAAGCTCAAAAAATATTAGTAACCGTACTATAGAGCAACTGGGAGATGCTATAAAACAACTAAGAGAGCTTAAATTACAGCGAATGCAGCAG TTACAAGACCTCACGACTTCATTGTTGGAGCTCTGGGACTTAATGGACACACCAATTGAAGAGCAACAGATATTTCAGAAAGTTACTTGTAAGCTAGCTGCTTCAGAAGACGAGATAACAGAGCCTGACATGCTTTCTATTGACTATATTAATTAT GTCGAGGCAGAAGTTTCTCGATTGGAAGAGTTGAAAGCAAGCAAGATGAAGGAACTTGTTCTCAAAAAGAAGGCAGAGTTGGAGGCTATTTGTAGGAAGACTCATCTTACTCCAGAAGGAGATAGTGCAATGGGAATAGCAAATCACACTACTGAATCTG GATTTGGTGATGCTGCTTGCGTGCTTGATGAAATTGAGCTTAAAATAGCTAGAGCTAAAGAGGAGGCACTTTGCAGGAAAGAAATTCTCGAAAAGGTTGAGAAGTGGATGGCTGCATGTGAAGAGGAAAGCTGGCTCGAGAAATATAATAGG GATGATAATAGGTATAATGCTGGGAGAGGTGCTCATCTTACACTAAAACGTGCTGAAAAGGCTCGTGCTTTGGTCAACAAGCTTCCAG CAATGATGGATGCATTGGCTTCAAAAATCATATCTTGGGAAAATGAGAGAGGAACTGAATTCATTTATGATGGC GTTCGTCTGTTTACTATGCTTGATGGTTATAAAGTTctaaggaaagagaaagaaCTACAGCGGAAAAGGCAGAGG GACCAGAAGAAACATCAGGGACAGTTACTAACAGAGCAGGAAGTTGTTTATGGTTCAAAGCCTAGTCCCATAAAGAACTCCAATGTGAAGAAAGCGCCGAGATTATCATATGGCGGGGCAAGTGATAGAAAAGTCTCTCTTTGTGAACCTATGCTGCAGACTCGTTTGACGCCTGCAGCGAAAGCTACCCCTAATATTCGGACCACCAAGAAAAATGAGTATATAAATCAGAACAGTTGTAAGGATGATAGACCTGCAGCTTCCTCATCGG TTCAGAGGAAAGGTCTGAATCGGGCTGGCATTACTACGAAACATCATTCTTCCAACTTAGCAAATGCTCGTGAAGCAGAGCGGCGATTGATGCGAAAGCctttctctcctcttttttcTGCAACTCCATCAAAATCAACTGCAGCAAATGTCATGGAAGACCTGAACAGAAAACACGATGAGTTGTGTCGGAAGCTGCTTACAATCAATAGGACCCCTCCCAGTATTACCTCAAGAGCAGGGCAAGAGAACATAACACCTCAGAAGACACCCTCAACGGTATCCATTCCAATGCAGACAGCCATAACACCGGCTTCTATCAAGACGGCAGCCATTGCTCGAGTTGAAGAGGAGCTCGAGTACTCGTTCGAGGAGAGGAGAGCTCGGTTTGTGCTGCCTAGAGCACCTCTGATGAATGTGGCACGAGTTTAG